A portion of the Misgurnus anguillicaudatus chromosome 16, ASM2758022v2, whole genome shotgun sequence genome contains these proteins:
- the reep2 gene encoding receptor expression-enhancing protein 2 isoform X2, whose protein sequence is MVSWIISRMVVLAFGTLYPAYSSYKAVKTKNVKEYVKWMMYWIVFALFTTAETITDMLLSWFPFYFELKIAFVIWLLSPYTKGSSVLYRKFVHPTLSNKEKEIDEYITQAKDRSYDTMMRFGKRGLNIAATAAVTAATKGQGVLSEKLRSFSMQDLTLIQNEDELQLDGTDDMHPAATLPRAKTATRTVRVAPVPAESESQHSSRSDDLSDNRTEHSDEDVADKAPKRTPSVRAAKKPAAAKTETTKTVKKQPKKKITTTANNNAESQ, encoded by the exons ATGGTGTCGTGGATTATCTCGCGGATGGTGGT CCTCGCCTTTGGGACCCTCTACCCAGCCTATTCCTCATATAAAGCTGTGAAGACGAAAAACGTCAAGGAGTAT GTGAAATGGATGATGTACTGGATAGTGTTTGCACTTTTTACGACGGCAGAGACGATCACAGATATGCTTCTCTCCTG GTTCCCATTTTATTTTGAGCTGAAGATTGCCTTTGTCATTTGGCTGTTGTCCCCGTACACAAAGGGCTCCAGCGTGCTGTACCGCAAGTTTGTGCACCCCACCCTTTCCAATAAAGAGAAG GAAATCGATGAGTACATAACCCAGGCTAAAGACCGAAGCTATGATACCATGATGCGGTTCGGGAAGAGAGGCCTCAACATCGCAGCCACTGCTGCAGTCACAGCTGCCACTAAG GGTCAGGGTGTGTTATCAGAGAAACTGCGCAGTTTTAGCATGCAGGATCTGACCCTCATCCAAAATGAAGACGAGCTTCAGCTGGATGGCACAGACGACATGCATCCCGCCGCCACGCTGCCACGTGCTAAAACAGCCACACGTACAG ttcgAGTCGCGCCTGTACCGGCTGAAAGCGAATCACAGCACAGCTCTCGCTCCGATGACCTGTCAGATAACAGGACTGAGCATTCAGATGAGGATGTAGCAGATAAAGCCCCCAAACGCACGCCAAGCGTCAGAGCTGCCAAGAAACCAGCAGCTGCCAAGACAGAG
- the reep2 gene encoding receptor expression-enhancing protein 2 isoform X1 yields MVSWIISRMVVLAFGTLYPAYSSYKAVKTKNVKEYVKWMMYWIVFALFTTAETITDMLLSWFPFYFELKIAFVIWLLSPYTKGSSVLYRKFVHPTLSNKEKEIDEYITQAKDRSYDTMMRFGKRGLNIAATAAVTAATKGQGVLSEKLRSFSMQDLTLIQNEDELQLDGTDDMHPAATLPRAKTATRTVRVAPVPAESESQHSSRSDDLSDNRTEHSDEDVADKAPKRTPSVRAAKKPAAAKTEQTTKTVKKQPKKKITTTANNNAESQ; encoded by the exons ATGGTGTCGTGGATTATCTCGCGGATGGTGGT CCTCGCCTTTGGGACCCTCTACCCAGCCTATTCCTCATATAAAGCTGTGAAGACGAAAAACGTCAAGGAGTAT GTGAAATGGATGATGTACTGGATAGTGTTTGCACTTTTTACGACGGCAGAGACGATCACAGATATGCTTCTCTCCTG GTTCCCATTTTATTTTGAGCTGAAGATTGCCTTTGTCATTTGGCTGTTGTCCCCGTACACAAAGGGCTCCAGCGTGCTGTACCGCAAGTTTGTGCACCCCACCCTTTCCAATAAAGAGAAG GAAATCGATGAGTACATAACCCAGGCTAAAGACCGAAGCTATGATACCATGATGCGGTTCGGGAAGAGAGGCCTCAACATCGCAGCCACTGCTGCAGTCACAGCTGCCACTAAG GGTCAGGGTGTGTTATCAGAGAAACTGCGCAGTTTTAGCATGCAGGATCTGACCCTCATCCAAAATGAAGACGAGCTTCAGCTGGATGGCACAGACGACATGCATCCCGCCGCCACGCTGCCACGTGCTAAAACAGCCACACGTACAG ttcgAGTCGCGCCTGTACCGGCTGAAAGCGAATCACAGCACAGCTCTCGCTCCGATGACCTGTCAGATAACAGGACTGAGCATTCAGATGAGGATGTAGCAGATAAAGCCCCCAAACGCACGCCAAGCGTCAGAGCTGCCAAGAAACCAGCAGCTGCCAAGACAGAG